cttcatttttaatttatttgtagctttaaatatagctttaatttatctttaatttatctttattttatctttatttgtaTCTTTAATTTCAGCTGTAATCTCAGGTTTAAAGGCTAGATGAAGTGAAGGGAGCTGCTGAACGCTGCCCGGGTTTCGGGGAGTTTattttaggttaggttaggttaggttaggttaggttaggttaggttaggttaggttaggttaggttaggttaggttagtttattTGTACCCAAAGGTAAATTTGTTTTACAGCATGTGAAGCAGCATCTCGTTACAAAAAGAACATttaccaaaacaaacacaaacatacagtaagcaaaacaaacacagacttaCAGTTAGCAAGTCTTTAGCTTTATTTCAGGTGTGCTGGGAAAAGTGAAGGGAGCCCCTGAATGCTGCCCgggtttattttatctttattttagctGTAATTTTAGTTTTAAATGCTGGAGTGAGTAAAGGGAGCTGCTGAACGCTGCCCGGATTTCGGGGAGtttattttagctttattttagaTGTATTTTCAGTTTTAAATGCTGGGTAAAAGTGAAGGGAGCCCCTGAATGCAGCCCGGGTTTCAGGgagtttattttatctttatttcagGGAGCTGCTGAACGCTGCCCGGGTTTCGGGgagtttattttactctttatttcaGGGAGCTGCTGAATGCTGCCCGGGTTTCGGGGAGTTAATTTTTAGCTGTATTTTAGGTGTATTTTCAGTTTTATATGCTGGGTAAAGTGAAGGGAGCTGCTGAATGCTGCCCgggtttattttatctttatttaagctgtattttttgttttaaatgcctGAGTGAGTAAATGGAGCTGCTGAACGCTGTCCGGGTTTCGGGgagtttattttatctatatttcagGTGTAATTTCAGTTTTATATGCTGGGTAAAGTGAAGGGAGCTGCTGAACGCTGCCCGGGTTTCGGGaagtttattttatctttatttcagGTGTATTTTCAGTTTTATATGCTGGATAAAGTGAAGGGAGCCGCTGAATGCTGCCCaggtttattttatctttatttcaggtgtatttttagttttatatgcTGGGTAAAGTGAAGGGAACTGCTGAACGCTGCCCgggtttattttatctttatttcaggtgtatttttagttttatatgcTGGGTAAAGTGAAGGGAGCTGCTGAACGCTGCCCgggtttattttatctttatttcagGTGTATTTTTAGTTTCATATGCTGGGTAAAGTGAAGGGAGCCGCTGAACGCTGCCCGGGTTTCGGGGAGTTTCCCAGCAGCTCGGTGATCACAGTTTCCATAAAGCCGCTCATGTGATGCGTCATGACGTCACGGGGGCGAAGCTGCGTTGCGTGCGGAACCGAGGACCCGGAAAAGCCTCCGTTCACCAGAAACAGCGACACAGACAGAAGCTCGGGTTTAGCGGAGAAGCGGCGGGTAAATATACAGCGCTCACCGggtaataataatttataccGGCTCCGGGTTTTATACAGGAGGCTGTACTGTACGGTACTGCGGGTTAATCTGTGTTTACTGGATCCGTGCGGCGGGAGCTGTCCGGCTAACCCCCGCCTAGCAGCTGCGCTTCCTGGTAATtcactagtgctgctgctgctgctgctgggtgtTGTTGTTTATATTAAGCTTTAAACTCATTTCTACATAATTCTATAGCTCTAGTTCAGTTGCAGTCACTGTAGAGCTTATTATTGAGAATGTGTATGCGTATTAGTTCCCTCTGCTGCTGATCTAGCTCTGTGTTTACATAGAGTTAGTTAGCAGGTTAGCTTTCCTTTTAGCCTGTGTTGTGTTATGATGCTAGCGGTAGCtaagttagttaactaggttatctGACTCTGTGGTGCTTCTTCCTTGGAATatggtttgtttaaatgtttctatTAGTTATTTACAAGTTTTACAAGTGTTAAATAATGTTTGTTAACTATCTGACACTCATGTCTACCTTATTCAGATGCCTTTAGTACAAAGGGAATGCCAATGGGTTTGGTGATTTCTAAAAATGTAACTAAAGTACCAGTCGAATGTTGAGACACACCCTAATTTCAGTAATTTCTtccaaactataaataaaaacatatggaatgTGTATGGATATTagttccctctgctactgatcTAGCTCTGTGTTAAGATATGGTTATTTAGTTAGTTGATCTGACTCTGCTGTGCTGCTTCCTTGGGATATGGTTTGTTTAAATGCAGCTAGTAGTTATTTACAAGttatttttattgaacacaatttGTTAATTGTTAATTTGACACTTATGTCTACCTgtagggttcgtacggtcataaaaaacctggaaaattTGAAAGtcgcaatttccaggcctggataagttttgaaaaataaaaatacccaaaaagttcAGGAAAAGTCAAttaaatttggtctacaaatctttgtgtttcagtttattgatggagaaaatctattttgagctgataaatacgtcagctcattaattcagtaattttaagCATACACAATAAAGCTCTCagaatctttttattattattattattacacattttattattaaaagtggtgtcattttaacattttatctgattcattttaggcctactttaatcaaaatcaaaatcgtatggtcatgtaaatttgccttgaaggcatgaaaatgccatgaaaaaaataattgaaatgtattggttaaaaagtgtattaacCCTGTACCTTATTTAAGTGGATTTAGTACAAAGTTAATGCTAATGGGTTTGGTGATTTTTACAAATGTAACTACAGTATCAGTTTAAGGTTTAAATACACCTTAACTGCAGCGTTTTCtcattcttttaaaatgttctgcattgtagattaatactccaaaaatacacaaaatatgaagaaaatctTATGGAATTGGTATGGGTATTAGTTACTTCTACTGCTGATCTAGGTCTGTGTTTACATGGGGCTAGTTAGCAGGTTAGCTGTGCCTTTATCCAGTGTTATGTTATGTAGTTAGCTATTGATAGATTAGCTAGTGTGTCTGACTCTGTGGTGCTGCTTCCTTGGGATATGCTTTGTTTAAATGTTGCTATTAGTTATTTACAAGTTATTTTTATGGAATACTATTTGTTAACTAGCTGACACTCTTGTCAATTTTATTCAGGTTGCTTTAGTACAAAGGTAATGCCAATggtgatttttaaaaatgtaaccaGTACCAGTTAAAAAAATTTATTATGTTGAAATGTTCtgcgttgtagattaatactgaagttatccaaactaatatatatatatatatatatatatatatatatatatatatatatatatatatatatatatatatatatatatatatatatatatataatttttttttttttttttttgtgaacaaaaaaaaagtgttaaaccagaatgtgtttaTAAGGTAGATTCACTTGGAACAGCTTTccggtaacagctgtgctgaacttgtcaagagttaattatatGAATTTCCTGTCTCTTAATGTGTCTGAGAGCATCCGTTGTAAAGTTCTGAAGAGGTAGAgtgggtatacagtgaatagctctatttgagtaatgttctaatccatattatgataagtaaatataaaatgtgcAATGCAATAAAACATGAACCAAATATAATGCCACATTATCAGTATTTTTATTGTAACAGAAAAAACACAAGCTGTGTATTTAACAAAACAAacatctgtgtgtttatttatttacatgtttatttaagTAATCATCATTGTTATGTATTAATGAATTATTCGATAGATGACTTTCTGCTCTATTCTAAGCCATGATTTATGCAGGACTACTCTGAATGCAATTTATCTGGAAAGCAAACCATTTTAAACTATGCAactttttagaattttttaattattcagagAGTAGCCAGTATTGCTGGTGCAATATTaagaatattgtaattttttgtactatattattgtatatatttttatatatacaattatatttacattatagttCTACTCCTTAATATACCTTACTGTACAGCTTCTTTATTAGTATGATATTTGAGGTCAACATAAATCacaaacttaaaactaaaaaaaccttaaaacaaGGATGAatcagttttttatttatgtaaagaatatttaccttACATGATCAGTAGATTCAAATACTACAGTTTACTATAGTAACGTTACAATTTAAACAATCTTTATGTTTTAGATTTACACTAGAGCCAGCTTTATCAACAATAATTGGATATATCTTTCTAGAcctttttctaatatatataatatatttctaatatatataatatataaatgttatattgTCTTCTTGATGTTTAAAATGAACTGTTCTGTGCTATATCTGTAAATTGTATCTGGAAAGATTATCATTGCATTATTACATGGTAAATTTAAAGCTACAATTACTAGCAACAGATTGGGCCTTATTCCTTTTTAAACCAGTTCTCATTCCTGAAGTCCAGCCATTAATTGAATGAAGCAAATCTTTATCATAATCATCTTCTCTCTGTATCTACTAATGCATATAAGTTCACGGCCCATTTCAGTAACAGTACTCGAGTGGCACATGCTTAGGACCAGTTCTCATATTTCTAACAGACTGGCTCAGCTAATTCATCTCACTCctgctttttttgtgtttatttttgtttctgtGGTCCTCAGCAGTCTGTCCATCATGCTGGGTGGTGGATTCAAAGCAGAGAGACTACGAGTCAATCTGAGACTTGTCATAAATCGTTTGAAGCTTCTTGAGAAGAAGAAAAGTGAGTGGTATCTCTTctcttcctaaaaaaaaaaaagttctgcttGTTTTAAGACTGCATGTGTTAACTCTGATTTTCTCTGCTCTTTATCTACAGCTGAATTGGCCCAAAAGGCACGTAAGGAGATCGCAGACTACTTGTCCGCAGGGAAAGATGAGCGAGCACGGATCAGAGTGGAGCACATCATCAGAGAAGACTATCTGGTGGAGGCAATGGAGATCCTGGAGCTATACTGTGATCTGCTGCTGGCCCGCTTTGGCCTGATCCAGTCTATGAAGTAAATTTAACTGGCAAAACAGTACCATAACTGTTTTTTCAGCAGTGTTCACAGAGTTCAGTACCTGACACTGTTTTTCTTCTCTCACAGAGAACTAGACCCTGGCCTTCAGGAAGCAGTGTCCACGCTCATCTGGGCTGCTCCACGGCTGCAGTCAGAAGTCTCAGAGTTGAAAATTGTGAGTACAgagtttgatgttttttttgtgttgagAGGTTTTGCTCATATGGGATGTTTAGAAATTGATTGTGAATTTGATTCGTATGTAAAGTGGCGTTTAGCATGgaacatgttttattattaataatattgttattattaatgcaTGATAAGTTGCTCAGTTATACCTGTTCTTTCTTTTGTAGGTTTCAGATCAACTGTGTGCCAAATACAGCAAGGAGTACGGCAAGCTTTGCAGGACAAACCAAATCGGAACAGTCAATGACAGAGTATGATACTGGCTTGTACTGATTATATGTTTGTGAAGGGTCCATATCATGGATAAATTGTctaaatcttaaaataataatgctaGAATTCCTGTTTGCCCAATAGCAGTGAAATGATTAGGTGTGTTCAGTCTGGTTTACTTTTTGAATTAAACGTAATGCAGGTTGCTTATTAGAGCAGAGGCAATTTACATATATCAGTCATAAATGTGTAGtaacaaaaacagcctgtttagtTCCTTAGGAGCAAAAAGCATTAACCTGATTGCTTATTGGAAACAGATTTAGTTAATTGTCCAAGACATTTTTGCTGTATGaagtttactttttagtttaGAATAAGACACCCACTCAAAAAGCATCCAGATATAAATTTGTCAATGTCAATGTTGTTTTAGTACACAGCATTACTATAAAAGCCCTATAAAATAGTAGTCTATAAAGAAAATACTTATTAACCAAAACAGTAgtattaaacttaaaaatatttataagctAAAATAATCTTTTCCACAATATTATGTATTATAGAagcttttaaaagtgtaaaattaaacatttttaattctaAAACTCACGTAGTTTTTCAGTAGATTCAGTAGACCTAGTAATATGGGAGTTACTGTTGCACAACTTGGCTGATCATTTGGTTGAGTGACCATCatgttatttactttttttctatGGGCTGAAATAGTTTAAACATGGTCgtgtaaaaatgattttaaaaaaattagactGTAAAGAATAAAATCAAATGAAAATATAAGGAAATGTGGAGTATGGGTCTTTTTATTAATTACATcattgtgtttttgcacataatAATTAACctgactgtgtttttatttttatttttttctctccagcTCATGCATAAACTGAGTGTGGAGGCCCCACCTAAAATCCTGGTAGAGCGCTACCTCATTGAGATCGCAAAAAACTACAATGTTCCTTATGAGCCTGATGCCATGGTTCATGTAAGACTCactattttaaatttaaacattttcactTCTTCAAATATCTAGTAAGAAGTCCAGATGTTGAGACTGCTCACTTTCATTTAACTGTACATTTACAGCCAGAAGTGTGCCAAGGAGAGGAAGCTGACCTCATAGATGTGGACAGTGACTTCAAGAAGCCCGGTGGTGGAGGCGGAGGCGGCGGAGGCTTCactgctcctcctgctgctgctatgCCCATGCCCATGCCCATGCCTATGCCAATGCCTACAGCCTTCAACTACCCACCACCTAAAGGAGCTGTAAGACAGTCTTCCCTACCAATTACAGTGAAATCATTTAGGATCTTTAATTCTGGACCTTTCCAGTCCAGTCAGTTTCTGGTTCCTGGATTTTGCAGTTTGCAACCAAGCGACCTCACTAGTGCAGATAACCAACAGTAATTACAAAATCCAGCTAAATTTAAGATCCAGGGTTTAAGATCCATGCTGCCTCCATCACTATCTATGTATCTTCTGCCTAAGCACCGGTGTTTCTGCTGGTTTTCACTTCTtttgtcttgtttgtttagttcTTCAAACATTTAGTTAATAGAGATGCAACAGATATTTTACAAACGGAAATGGCTTTGAAATCATTTTTCAATGTTTGGCTGAATTAGAGAAACGACTAAAGAATAATTTATAGCGAACAGTGACCCTTTTATTTTCAGTCTgcctgcctttctctgtgtacatttcactcacatgtgactagaattatattacattacattagtgtgtacattacattacattgcttttatccaaagtgacaaAGGTACATGAGCAGTAGAGGACATAAaatccaagtaaaaaaaaaaagtttagcagGGCCTGAAAGATCCCTAAAGGGTAATGCTGGGGTAGAGAGTAAAAGGAAGAGGGAAGTATTTAAGTTTGTacattagcactgctgaggtacatctaTGATTGAAATAGCATAGTGAATTCATGTTTGTCTACTTTCTTGCTATGTCTACTGGAATATATTAGCTAAAGATgttgaataaatatttttaattatatatatatattttggctatttaatatatttaaatgatgtgttaatatattattatagtaaTGTTAAATGTGCTTCTATtgagctggaatgaaaacctgcagccagaTTTTTTGTATTGTCCAAAATGTCCTATCAAAGTTAAATAATACATAGTGTATCATGGATTGCAGCTAAACTTTCCCATTTTGTCTGCAGGAGCCCTTTAATGGTCCTGTTGGCACCTATGATGCCTTTAACAACTTCCAGCCTCCGGTGAGAGGAGGGCAGCCCCCGCAGCTTCCCAGCTGCCCCCCCACTTATGAGTCTGTAAGTTCAAGTGCCCCGCCCCTTCCCATCCTCCCAGACAGACCAGGACGACCTGCCTTTCAGGGAAGAGGAGTTTATTATAGTTTATCTTCCCTGCTGCTTGGGTCTGTTGCATTGCTTTCAAGCAAATCTTTGTTTCCTCACTCAGGGAGCACATGGAGTAACATCAGACTAACCCCTAGATCCTAAATCTAACCCCTAGAGATGTATAGCTTAAAATGTGTCTAAACTGGGCTTTAGGTCTTTAAAATGGACCATTTGCACCCTATTAAGGGATTCATTACGGCATATGGTTGGTCACCTTTAGGATTTAGTGGGTTTTTTTTCTTGGTAAGAATGTATGCAGTTGGCCTCTAGGTTGTCTGCTAGAGACTGGCTGCATATTCGTCTTCCCTCCACGATGTTCCTGCTCTCAGGAATGTCCCTGGGTGGGTTTTGCTGCTTAAGTTTGTGTCTGCTCAGGACTGAGAATATGTGTAAGCTTGTCCCTCTGTTAATTAACCCATTAACACCAGTATTAACTTTATTGTGTTATGTAATGTAAAGCAATATGAACATGTTTGGatttttaacatttgtttgtttttcttgaaGATTGATGATTTGGCTATTCATCCATCTGCTTCTCCCCAGGTTATCCCAGGTATGTTCAATACATTAGATGTTCTTATCAGAGATCATTGTTATTCATCGTCATTGGCAAATTAGGTTggttctcaaatcagatctgtttaaatgactgtccacactgttaCTTGTAAGTAATCAGATTTGAGttgcatgtctggacatcacaaacatGATTACATTGTTTTTCTATATCTGAAGGGTTGATGTGATCTttggctatttatttatttatttatttttgatcctCATAGTTCCATCACCCTAGATTTGAtgtaatttttaataaaacacattataatccAATTTGATTGGCCAAACTTTGATTGTGTTTCAAACCACCTCCAAACCATGTtttaaaccacctccaaatgttGTTTAATGTGG
The DNA window shown above is from Astyanax mexicanus isolate ESR-SI-001 chromosome 16, AstMex3_surface, whole genome shotgun sequence and carries:
- the ist1 gene encoding IST1 homolog, giving the protein MLGGGFKAERLRVNLRLVINRLKLLEKKKTELAQKARKEIADYLSAGKDERARIRVEHIIREDYLVEAMEILELYCDLLLARFGLIQSMKELDPGLQEAVSTLIWAAPRLQSEVSELKIVSDQLCAKYSKEYGKLCRTNQIGTVNDRLMHKLSVEAPPKILVERYLIEIAKNYNVPYEPDAMVHPEVCQGEEADLIDVDSDFKKPGGGGGGGGGFTAPPAAAMPMPMPMPMPMPTAFNYPPPKGAEPFNGPVGTYDAFNNFQPPVRGGQPPQLPSCPPTYESIDDLAIHPSASPQVIPGPGPSSQIYDNNALPELPSVPDTLPASSLGGNTAASDDIDFDDLSRRFEELKKKT